One Arthrobacter sp. StoSoilB19 DNA window includes the following coding sequences:
- a CDS encoding NADP-dependent isocitrate dehydrogenase, with the protein MSKIIYTHTDEAPMLATYSFLPIIEAFASTAGVEVETRDISLAGRIIAQFGDYLTPEQQIGDALAELGELAKTPEANIIKLPNISASIPQLKAAIAELQGQGYALPDYPDNPSSDEETAVRSRYDKIKGSAVNPVLREGNSDRRAPLSVKNYARQNPHSMGAWTPDSKTNVATMGQDDFRSNEKSVVIESEGTIAIQLVREDGSVKVLKKAFPVLAGEVIDGTVMRAAALDEFLKAQVARAKEEGVLFSAHLKATMMKVSDPIIFGHVVKAYFSELFETYGKQLSAAGISPNNGLAAILSSLEDLPADVRDGVQNLIKKGLEDGPALAMVDSDKGITTLNVPSDVIVDASMPAMIRSSGHMWGPDGKEADTLAVLPDSSYAGIYQVVIDDCRANGAYDPTTMGTVPNVGLMAQAAEEYGSHDKTFEIQEAGRIQIVDGSGNVLIEHEVSEGDIWRACQTKDAAIRDWVKLAVTRARASQTPAVFWLDEERAHDANLIAKVNEYLKDHDTNGLDIQIMSPVKAIAFTLERIRKGEDTISVTGNVLRDYLTDLFPILELGTSAKMLSVVPLMNGGGLFETGAGGSAPKHVQQLLKENHLRWDSLGEFLALAVSFEHLATTTGNARAQVLADTLDRATGTFLLENKSPSRRVGELDNRGSHYFLARYWAEELAKQTDDADLAAAFGSIAKELSSKEETIVGELAEVQGSPVDIGGYYRPEDAKASAVMRPSATLNQVIAGLA; encoded by the coding sequence ATGTCCAAGATTATCTACACCCACACCGACGAAGCGCCGATGCTGGCTACCTATTCGTTCCTGCCCATCATCGAGGCGTTCGCTTCGACAGCAGGTGTGGAGGTGGAGACCCGCGACATTTCGCTCGCCGGCCGCATCATCGCCCAGTTCGGTGACTACCTGACCCCCGAGCAGCAGATCGGTGACGCCCTTGCTGAGCTCGGTGAGCTGGCGAAGACGCCGGAAGCCAACATCATCAAGCTGCCCAACATCAGTGCCTCCATCCCGCAGCTGAAGGCCGCCATCGCCGAACTGCAGGGCCAGGGCTACGCGCTGCCGGACTATCCGGACAACCCCTCCTCCGACGAGGAAACCGCCGTCCGCTCGCGCTACGACAAGATCAAGGGCTCGGCTGTGAACCCGGTCCTGCGCGAAGGCAACTCGGACCGCCGGGCCCCGCTGTCAGTCAAGAACTACGCCCGCCAGAACCCGCACTCCATGGGCGCCTGGACCCCTGACTCCAAGACCAACGTGGCCACCATGGGCCAGGATGACTTCCGGTCCAACGAGAAGTCCGTGGTCATCGAGTCCGAGGGCACCATCGCCATCCAGCTGGTCCGCGAGGACGGCTCGGTGAAGGTCCTGAAGAAGGCCTTCCCGGTCCTGGCCGGCGAGGTCATCGACGGCACTGTGATGCGCGCCGCCGCCCTGGATGAATTCCTGAAGGCCCAGGTGGCCCGCGCCAAGGAAGAAGGCGTGCTGTTCTCCGCACACCTGAAGGCCACCATGATGAAGGTCTCGGACCCCATCATCTTCGGCCACGTGGTCAAGGCCTACTTCTCCGAACTCTTCGAAACCTACGGCAAGCAGCTCTCGGCAGCCGGCATCAGCCCCAACAACGGCCTTGCCGCCATCCTGAGCAGCCTTGAGGACCTTCCCGCGGATGTGCGCGACGGCGTGCAGAACCTGATCAAGAAGGGCCTGGAAGACGGTCCTGCCCTGGCCATGGTGGACTCGGACAAGGGCATCACCACCTTGAACGTCCCCAGCGACGTCATCGTGGACGCTTCCATGCCTGCCATGATCCGCAGCTCCGGCCACATGTGGGGACCGGACGGCAAGGAAGCGGACACCCTGGCCGTCCTGCCGGACAGCTCCTACGCCGGCATCTACCAGGTGGTCATCGATGACTGCCGCGCCAACGGTGCCTACGACCCCACCACCATGGGCACTGTGCCGAACGTTGGCCTCATGGCACAGGCAGCCGAGGAATACGGCAGCCACGACAAGACCTTCGAGATCCAGGAAGCCGGCCGGATCCAGATCGTGGACGGTTCGGGCAACGTGCTGATCGAACACGAGGTTTCCGAGGGCGACATCTGGCGCGCCTGCCAGACAAAGGATGCCGCCATCCGCGACTGGGTCAAGCTGGCCGTCACCCGCGCCCGTGCCTCGCAGACCCCGGCCGTGTTCTGGCTGGACGAGGAACGCGCCCACGACGCCAACCTCATCGCCAAGGTCAACGAGTACCTGAAGGACCACGACACCAACGGCCTGGACATCCAGATCATGTCCCCGGTCAAGGCGATCGCCTTCACCCTGGAACGCATCCGCAAGGGCGAGGACACCATCTCCGTCACGGGCAACGTGCTCCGCGACTACCTCACGGACCTGTTCCCCATCCTGGAGCTGGGAACCAGCGCCAAGATGCTCTCGGTCGTTCCGCTGATGAACGGCGGCGGACTCTTTGAAACCGGTGCCGGCGGTTCCGCGCCGAAGCACGTCCAGCAGCTGCTCAAGGAAAACCACCTCCGCTGGGACAGCCTGGGCGAGTTCCTGGCGCTGGCCGTCAGCTTCGAGCACCTGGCCACCACCACGGGCAACGCCCGCGCGCAGGTCCTGGCCGACACCCTGGACCGCGCCACCGGCACGTTCCTGCTGGAGAACAAGTCCCCGAGCCGCCGCGTGGGCGAGCTGGACAACCGCGGCAGCCACTACTTCCTGGCCCGCTACTGGGCGGAGGAGCTGGCCAAGCAGACGGACGACGCCGACCTGGCCGCCGCTTTCGGTTCCATCGCCAAGGAGCTGTCCTCCAAGGAGGAGACGATTGTGGGCGAGCTGGCCGAGGTCCAGGGCTCACCCGTGGACATTGGCGGCTACTACCGCCCCGAGGATGCCAAGGCCTCCGCGGTGATGCGTCCTTCCGCCACCCTTAATCAGGTCATCGCCGGCCTGGCCTAG
- the purN gene encoding phosphoribosylglycinamide formyltransferase, giving the protein MRIVVLVSGTGSNLQAVIDAVKAGGLAVEIAAVGADREGTYGVERSAAAGIPTFVVDFKAYPDRADWNAALTEAVAAYKPDVVVSSGFMRIVSPGFIDAFNGRYLNTHPALLPAFPGAHGVRDAMAYGVKVTGCTVHWADAGVDTGPIIAQEAVTIEDSDTEETLHERIKVVERRLLVSTLAALAADPSFPSPQPPN; this is encoded by the coding sequence ATGCGTATCGTCGTCCTCGTTTCCGGCACCGGGTCCAATCTCCAGGCAGTCATCGACGCCGTCAAGGCGGGCGGGCTCGCTGTGGAAATCGCTGCGGTGGGCGCGGACCGCGAAGGAACGTACGGCGTCGAACGCTCCGCTGCCGCAGGCATCCCCACGTTCGTGGTGGACTTCAAGGCCTACCCGGACCGTGCCGACTGGAATGCCGCCCTGACCGAAGCCGTGGCCGCCTACAAGCCGGACGTGGTGGTGTCTTCAGGGTTCATGCGGATTGTCAGCCCCGGTTTCATCGACGCGTTCAACGGCAGGTACCTCAACACGCACCCGGCGCTGCTGCCGGCGTTCCCAGGGGCCCATGGCGTGCGGGATGCGATGGCATACGGGGTGAAGGTCACGGGCTGCACCGTCCACTGGGCGGACGCGGGCGTGGACACCGGCCCCATCATTGCCCAGGAGGCCGTGACCATCGAGGACTCAGACACCGAGGAAACGCTGCACGAACGCATCAAGGTGGTGGAGCGGCGGCTCCTGGTCTCCACCTTGGCGGCCCTCGCCGCAGACCCCTCGTTCCCGTCCCCCCAGCCCCCCAACTAG
- the purH gene encoding bifunctional phosphoribosylaminoimidazolecarboxamide formyltransferase/IMP cyclohydrolase, with translation MSFTQHERVSIDRVPIRRALISVYDKTGLEELATGLHAAGVKLVSTGSTAKKIAAAGIPVQEVEEVTGSPEMLDGRVKTLHPRVHGGILADRRVPAHMETLASMDIEAFDLVVVNLYPFVETVKSGAAQDDVVEQIDIGGPAMVRSAAKNHAAVAIVVDPSFYGQVVEAAAAGGFDLKTRRRLAAKAFAHTASYDNAVATWTASQFLDEDGDGVIDWPAYAGLSLERSEVLRYGENPHQQAALYVDKAAPVGIAQADQLHGKAMSYNNFVDADAALRAAYDFSEPAVAIIKHANPCGVAVGSKDAADPIADAHAKAHACDPVSAFGGVIAANRPVTAGMANTVKDIFTEVVIAPGFEPEAVEILSKKKNIRLLALPEGYGRYPTEFRQVSGGMLVQVSDKVDADGDNPANWTLAAGEAADEKTLADLAFAWTACRAAKSNAILLAENGAAVGIGMGQVNRLDSCRLAVERANTLGVTVESDVEGAGGASNASAAGAPQRARGAVAASDAFFPFADGLQILIDAGVRAVVQPGGSVRDEEVIAAANAAGITMYFTGARHFFH, from the coding sequence GTGAGCTTCACGCAGCATGAGCGCGTATCCATTGACCGTGTACCCATCCGCCGGGCCCTGATCTCGGTTTACGACAAAACCGGTCTGGAGGAGCTCGCCACGGGCCTGCACGCAGCGGGCGTGAAGCTCGTCTCCACCGGCTCCACGGCAAAGAAGATCGCCGCCGCGGGCATCCCCGTGCAGGAGGTGGAGGAAGTCACCGGTTCCCCCGAAATGCTGGACGGCCGCGTCAAGACGCTGCACCCGCGTGTGCACGGCGGCATCCTGGCGGACCGGCGCGTTCCGGCCCACATGGAAACCCTTGCCAGCATGGACATCGAAGCCTTCGACCTGGTGGTGGTGAACCTCTACCCGTTCGTGGAGACCGTCAAGTCCGGCGCCGCCCAGGATGACGTCGTCGAACAGATCGACATCGGAGGCCCCGCCATGGTGCGTTCGGCCGCCAAGAACCACGCCGCCGTCGCCATTGTGGTGGACCCGTCCTTCTACGGCCAGGTGGTGGAGGCCGCCGCCGCCGGCGGTTTCGACCTCAAGACCCGCCGCCGCCTCGCCGCCAAGGCCTTCGCCCACACCGCGTCTTATGACAACGCGGTTGCCACCTGGACCGCCAGCCAGTTCCTGGACGAGGACGGCGACGGCGTCATCGACTGGCCTGCCTACGCCGGCCTGTCCCTGGAACGCTCCGAGGTCCTCCGCTACGGCGAAAACCCGCACCAGCAGGCTGCACTGTACGTGGACAAAGCCGCCCCGGTGGGCATCGCCCAGGCGGACCAGCTGCACGGCAAGGCCATGAGCTACAACAACTTCGTGGACGCCGACGCCGCCCTGCGCGCTGCCTATGACTTCAGCGAGCCCGCCGTCGCCATCATCAAGCACGCCAACCCCTGCGGTGTGGCCGTCGGCTCCAAGGACGCCGCAGACCCCATCGCCGACGCGCACGCCAAGGCCCACGCCTGCGACCCCGTCTCCGCGTTCGGCGGCGTCATCGCCGCAAACCGCCCCGTCACCGCAGGCATGGCCAACACCGTCAAGGACATCTTCACCGAAGTGGTCATCGCCCCCGGCTTCGAGCCGGAAGCCGTGGAGATCCTGTCCAAGAAGAAGAACATCCGCCTGCTCGCCCTTCCCGAAGGCTACGGCCGTTACCCCACGGAGTTCCGCCAGGTCTCCGGGGGCATGCTGGTCCAGGTAAGCGACAAGGTGGACGCCGATGGCGACAACCCCGCCAACTGGACCCTCGCAGCCGGTGAAGCAGCGGACGAGAAGACCCTCGCGGACCTTGCCTTCGCCTGGACAGCCTGCCGGGCCGCCAAGTCCAACGCCATCCTCCTCGCCGAGAACGGCGCAGCTGTGGGCATCGGCATGGGCCAGGTCAACCGGCTCGACTCCTGCCGCCTGGCCGTGGAGCGGGCCAACACGCTGGGCGTCACGGTGGAGTCCGACGTCGAAGGTGCCGGCGGTGCCTCCAACGCCAGCGCTGCCGGCGCACCGCAGCGGGCCCGCGGCGCCGTGGCTGCCTCCGACGCGTTCTTCCCGTTCGCCGACGGCCTCCAGATCCTGATCGACGCCGGTGTCCGCGCTGTCGTGCAGCCGGGCGGATCCGTGCGCGATGAAGAGGTGATCGCGGCAGCCAATGCGGCCGGCATCACCATGTACTTCACCGGGGCCCGCCACTTCTTCCACTAG
- a CDS encoding MFS transporter — translation MNTYTTVPSGEQVVQELPWRWKVQGRIFLIGGLGFMFDAWDVTLNGILIPLLSKHWSLSAGEAAWVGTANLVGMALGAFIWGTIADTVGRKKAFTATLLLFSVFTVCGAFAPDFIWFCAFRFLAGFGLGGCIPVDYALVGEFTPRKQRGKVLTAMDGWWPIGAALAGFVSAGLVALYGDWRLTMLVMVLPALLVFWVRRSVPESPLFLIRKGRREEAARIIDGLVEATGAEPRAYSLPDARDVPRLSAGSAWTQLRSVWQFSWKITAAAWSLFFSILLVYYLSLTWMPRILIGAGFAEYKAFVTTASMAAVGFLGVVVAALLVERVGRKWILAITGPLSALTLVIVAFVVDIPTAAVFWLLVFGFVVQVAIPVLYAYVSELYPTELRGTGFGWASTFSRLGAGFGPLIFANYFWPELGLATSFALAGALVLVSVLWMAFFSPETRQRRLQ, via the coding sequence ATGAATACATACACCACTGTGCCCAGCGGCGAACAGGTGGTCCAGGAACTGCCCTGGCGATGGAAAGTCCAGGGCAGGATCTTCCTGATCGGAGGCCTCGGCTTCATGTTCGATGCCTGGGATGTAACCCTGAACGGCATCCTGATTCCGCTGCTGTCCAAGCACTGGTCCCTTTCCGCGGGGGAAGCGGCCTGGGTGGGCACGGCGAACCTGGTCGGCATGGCGCTGGGCGCCTTCATCTGGGGGACCATCGCGGACACCGTTGGGCGCAAGAAGGCCTTCACGGCAACCCTCCTGCTCTTCTCCGTGTTCACCGTGTGCGGCGCCTTCGCCCCCGACTTCATCTGGTTCTGCGCCTTCCGGTTCCTGGCAGGATTCGGCCTTGGCGGCTGCATTCCCGTGGACTACGCACTGGTGGGTGAGTTCACGCCGCGGAAGCAGCGCGGCAAAGTGCTTACGGCCATGGATGGCTGGTGGCCAATCGGCGCTGCCCTGGCGGGATTCGTCTCCGCCGGGCTGGTGGCCCTTTACGGCGACTGGCGGCTGACCATGCTGGTGATGGTCCTGCCGGCGCTGCTGGTTTTCTGGGTCCGGCGCAGCGTGCCCGAGTCCCCGCTGTTCCTGATCCGGAAAGGCCGGCGGGAGGAAGCGGCCCGGATCATCGACGGACTGGTGGAAGCAACCGGGGCAGAACCGCGTGCCTACAGCCTTCCGGACGCCAGGGATGTCCCGCGGCTCTCCGCCGGCAGCGCCTGGACGCAGCTGCGCTCAGTGTGGCAGTTCAGCTGGAAGATCACCGCCGCCGCATGGTCCCTGTTCTTCAGCATCCTGCTGGTTTACTACTTGTCCCTGACCTGGATGCCGCGCATCCTCATCGGCGCAGGGTTCGCCGAGTACAAGGCGTTCGTCACAACAGCCTCCATGGCCGCCGTCGGCTTCCTTGGCGTGGTGGTGGCAGCGCTCCTGGTGGAGCGTGTGGGCCGCAAATGGATCCTGGCCATCACCGGCCCGCTGTCCGCACTTACGCTGGTGATTGTGGCTTTCGTGGTGGACATCCCCACGGCCGCGGTGTTCTGGCTGCTGGTGTTCGGCTTCGTGGTGCAGGTGGCCATCCCCGTGCTGTATGCCTACGTGTCCGAGCTCTATCCCACAGAACTGCGCGGCACCGGCTTCGGCTGGGCATCCACGTTCTCGCGCCTCGGCGCAGGTTTTGGGCCGCTGATCTTCGCGAACTACTTCTGGCCGGAACTCGGGCTTGCAACGTCGTTTGCACTGGCGGGAGCCCTGGTACTGGTCTCCGTTTTGTGGATGGCGTTCTTCTCCCCCGAAACCCGCCAGCGCCGGCTGCAGTAG
- a CDS encoding glycosyltransferase family 1 protein produces the protein MRIAIVAESFLPLMNGVTHSILRVLDHLQERGDDVMVIAPSAHDGEAAVHVNGAEVHRLPAVPLAGYTNVRVAVGGVYRVKRILAEYAPDVVHLASPFVLGWRAAQAAAQLGIPTVAVYQTEVPSYAARYGVPFLENWAWNRVENIHLLATRTLVPSTFALNQLRGRGIPRVRMWRRGVDTARFSPEKRDGGWRASVAPNGERIIGYVGRLAVEKQVEDLAALSGLPNTRLVIVGDGPQRTALETVLPGAVFTGFLGGEELARAVASFDLFVHPGEFETFCQTIQEAMASAVPVVATGRGGPLDLVENSRTGWLYEPGDLAAMRARVEDLVGDDAKRRAFAAAAHASVQDRTWPALCAELVQHYRDVTAAVPGPPRKASKAGAPS, from the coding sequence GTGAGGATCGCAATAGTCGCCGAATCATTTCTGCCGTTGATGAACGGCGTCACGCACTCAATCCTGCGGGTCCTGGACCATCTGCAGGAGCGGGGCGACGACGTCATGGTCATTGCCCCGTCCGCGCACGACGGGGAGGCCGCAGTCCACGTCAACGGCGCCGAGGTCCACCGGCTTCCAGCGGTTCCGCTGGCAGGCTATACGAACGTGCGGGTGGCCGTGGGAGGTGTGTACCGGGTCAAGCGAATCCTTGCCGAGTACGCGCCCGATGTGGTGCATCTTGCCTCGCCGTTCGTGCTGGGCTGGCGCGCCGCCCAGGCTGCCGCGCAGCTGGGCATTCCCACCGTGGCGGTCTATCAGACCGAGGTCCCCAGCTATGCCGCCCGGTACGGTGTGCCCTTTTTGGAGAACTGGGCATGGAACCGGGTGGAGAACATTCATTTACTGGCCACCCGAACCCTGGTGCCCTCCACGTTCGCGCTGAACCAGTTGCGCGGCCGGGGCATTCCGCGGGTGCGGATGTGGCGCCGCGGCGTGGACACCGCGCGGTTTTCACCGGAAAAGCGCGACGGCGGGTGGCGGGCTTCGGTGGCCCCGAACGGTGAACGGATCATCGGCTACGTGGGCAGGCTCGCCGTGGAAAAACAGGTGGAGGACCTGGCCGCCCTCTCCGGCCTCCCCAACACCCGGTTGGTGATTGTGGGCGACGGGCCCCAGCGCACGGCGTTGGAGACGGTACTCCCCGGCGCGGTGTTCACCGGGTTCCTGGGCGGCGAAGAACTGGCCCGGGCGGTGGCGTCCTTCGACCTGTTCGTCCACCCCGGCGAGTTCGAAACCTTCTGCCAGACCATCCAGGAGGCCATGGCATCGGCTGTTCCTGTGGTGGCCACGGGGCGGGGCGGTCCGCTGGACCTGGTGGAGAATTCGCGGACCGGGTGGCTTTACGAACCGGGCGACCTGGCGGCCATGCGCGCCAGGGTGGAGGACCTGGTGGGCGACGACGCCAAGCGCCGGGCGTTCGCGGCGGCAGCCCACGCGTCGGTGCAGGACAGGACCTGGCCGGCGCTGTGCGCCGAACTGGTGCAGCACTACCGGGACGTCACCGCGGCGGTTCCCGGTCCCCCGCGGAAGGCGTCAAAGGCAGGAGCACCGTCATGA
- a CDS encoding PRC and DUF2382 domain-containing protein, protein MLNRENLENLLTKGGNVVGSDGTKIGSIGQLYADDDTGEPTWVTVKTGLFGTSESFIPVEGARHQDDDLVVPYTKEHVKDAPRVDADGHLTPEEEDRLYTYYERGARTYTQATTGTDRDVDLQGDADLNAGTPTAGLAAGHGTSDRDTTRGTVGHDTSGPTTDDAMTRSEEQLHVGTEREATGRARLRKYVTTENVTKTIPVEREEVRIEREPITDANRGAAMGGPAISEEEHEVVLHEERPVVEKEAVPVERVRLDKDVVRDDVTVNEEVRKENIETDGGSRR, encoded by the coding sequence ATGCTCAACAGGGAAAATCTTGAAAACCTGCTCACCAAGGGCGGCAACGTCGTCGGTTCCGATGGTACGAAGATCGGCTCGATTGGCCAGTTGTACGCAGACGACGACACGGGTGAGCCCACTTGGGTCACGGTCAAGACCGGCCTTTTCGGCACTTCCGAATCGTTCATCCCGGTCGAAGGCGCACGCCACCAGGACGACGACTTGGTAGTCCCCTACACCAAGGAGCACGTCAAGGACGCGCCCCGCGTGGACGCGGACGGCCACCTCACCCCCGAGGAAGAGGACCGTCTTTACACCTACTACGAACGCGGTGCCCGGACCTACACGCAGGCGACCACCGGCACTGACCGGGACGTTGACCTGCAGGGCGACGCCGACCTGAACGCCGGCACCCCCACGGCAGGCCTGGCGGCAGGCCACGGCACCTCCGACCGCGACACCACACGGGGAACCGTCGGCCACGACACCTCCGGCCCCACCACCGATGACGCCATGACGCGGTCGGAGGAACAGCTTCACGTGGGCACGGAGCGTGAGGCCACCGGCCGCGCGCGGCTGCGCAAGTACGTCACAACCGAGAACGTCACCAAGACCATCCCGGTGGAGCGCGAAGAAGTCCGCATTGAGCGCGAGCCCATCACGGACGCCAACCGCGGTGCCGCCATGGGCGGACCGGCCATCAGCGAGGAAGAGCACGAAGTGGTCCTCCATGAGGAGCGCCCGGTGGTGGAGAAGGAAGCCGTCCCCGTGGAGCGGGTCCGGCTGGACAAGGATGTTGTCCGCGACGACGTCACGGTCAACGAGGAAGTCCGCAAGGAAAACATCGAAACAGACGGCGGCAGCCGCCGCTGA
- a CDS encoding DUF6350 family protein: protein MKLRADQTGDRGLPMPLWLQGALETAQAAIISALVVVAPIVAVWATAGFQNGQFEVLARLAGQSWLLVHGVPLELAGAGPQAATHGGTGVLSLIPLGLTLIPFLLAWRAGRRLARASYTDQLWQALLGSWVVYGAFGAATGFVCRNADVVINLWYAMLVPLVPYGLGMVIGARREAGSWSRLIGVDAVDWLSRTSQHSRWAGSYFASVAKAGFVAVVSALALAAALLAVDLFIHWNLVVSVYEALDAGPVGGAALTIAQLGFLPNLVVFALAWTSGAGFAMGVGSQVGPLGTAVGPLPSIPVLAAIPSGPLDYAFVAMIVPVLAGVMAGWWFLREGENHFDEWLAIKVHARWFTATVSTLALGALAGVAAGLLTLCLAWVARGSAGVGRLTAIGPDPLWTGLWVAAEVAAGVVIGYAAGPWLEREKSTAVERDAELVH, encoded by the coding sequence ATGAAACTGCGCGCTGACCAGACCGGAGACCGTGGCCTTCCCATGCCGTTGTGGCTGCAGGGAGCCCTTGAAACGGCGCAGGCGGCCATCATTTCCGCGCTGGTGGTGGTGGCGCCCATCGTGGCTGTCTGGGCCACCGCCGGTTTCCAGAACGGGCAGTTCGAGGTCCTGGCCCGGCTGGCAGGCCAGTCCTGGCTCCTCGTGCACGGCGTGCCGCTGGAACTGGCGGGTGCGGGACCGCAGGCGGCCACGCACGGCGGAACCGGCGTCCTCAGCCTGATTCCCCTGGGCCTGACCCTGATTCCGTTCCTCCTTGCCTGGCGGGCTGGCCGCCGGCTGGCCCGTGCTTCCTACACGGACCAGCTGTGGCAGGCGCTGCTTGGATCCTGGGTGGTCTACGGGGCTTTCGGCGCCGCCACCGGGTTCGTCTGCCGCAATGCCGACGTCGTCATCAATCTTTGGTACGCCATGCTGGTTCCCCTGGTTCCCTACGGACTGGGCATGGTGATCGGCGCGCGCAGGGAAGCAGGATCCTGGAGCCGGCTCATCGGCGTTGACGCGGTGGACTGGCTTTCGCGCACCAGCCAGCATTCACGCTGGGCCGGTTCCTACTTCGCGTCGGTGGCCAAGGCAGGATTCGTGGCGGTGGTGTCCGCGCTTGCGTTGGCAGCAGCGCTGCTCGCAGTTGACCTGTTCATCCACTGGAACCTTGTGGTGTCTGTCTATGAAGCGCTCGACGCCGGCCCGGTGGGAGGTGCCGCCCTCACCATCGCGCAGCTCGGCTTCCTGCCCAACCTTGTGGTCTTCGCCCTCGCCTGGACATCCGGTGCCGGCTTCGCCATGGGCGTGGGCTCCCAGGTGGGTCCGCTGGGCACCGCCGTGGGTCCGCTTCCGTCCATCCCCGTCCTGGCCGCCATCCCCTCGGGCCCCCTGGATTACGCCTTCGTGGCCATGATCGTTCCGGTGCTGGCCGGTGTCATGGCGGGGTGGTGGTTCCTCCGGGAGGGAGAGAACCACTTTGATGAGTGGCTTGCCATCAAGGTCCACGCCCGCTGGTTCACGGCGACAGTTTCCACCCTCGCCCTTGGCGCGCTGGCCGGCGTGGCCGCGGGGCTGCTGACTCTGTGCCTGGCCTGGGTTGCCAGGGGTTCAGCCGGGGTGGGCCGCCTGACCGCCATTGGACCTGACCCGCTGTGGACGGGACTGTGGGTGGCCGCCGAGGTGGCTGCCGGCGTCGTGATTGGCTACGCAGCCGGACCATGGCTGGAACGCGAGAAAAGCACGGCTGTTGAACGGGACGCGGAACTGGTCCACTAG
- a CDS encoding serine/threonine-protein kinase: protein MVAESPSSIKNEVVGGRYRLGEVIGRGGMSSVYCARDEKLGRDVALKLFAPQAPDADELKRQEAEIQLLATLNHPGLVTLFDAGIDDRIPDEPRPFLTMELVEGQDLRSRIRHSRVPLEELSVIGAGIADALAYVHGLGIIHRDIKPGNILLVQIRPGEPLRPKLTDFGIARIADSTRLTATGTMVGTAAYLSPEQALGKPLSSATDIYSLGLVLLECIKGTVEYPGSAVESAVARLHRAPEIPDDVPPEWADLIRSMTGIEPLERPAAADIETALRQALVSPASTPGELAPETTRVLPAMPFHPPSITAEESVDDVREAAASTEAADPASAAQPAASPAGSGVATSGVATAGVVAGASAGKAPRTPRLSRNQRIWLVVVLGVLVIAAAVAAVMMSISARPADVVPYPTVTGVLGDHLQELQKSVEP, encoded by the coding sequence ATGGTGGCGGAATCGCCTAGCTCCATCAAGAATGAAGTTGTCGGCGGTCGCTATCGTTTAGGTGAGGTCATAGGCCGCGGCGGGATGTCGTCGGTGTACTGCGCACGGGACGAAAAGCTGGGCCGTGACGTGGCGTTGAAACTCTTCGCCCCGCAGGCTCCGGATGCGGACGAGCTTAAGCGGCAGGAAGCCGAAATCCAACTTCTGGCCACCCTGAACCACCCCGGCCTGGTGACGCTCTTCGACGCCGGAATCGATGACCGCATTCCGGACGAGCCCCGGCCCTTCCTGACCATGGAACTCGTCGAGGGCCAGGACCTGCGCAGCCGCATCAGGCACAGCCGGGTACCCCTGGAAGAGCTGTCCGTGATCGGAGCCGGCATCGCCGACGCTCTGGCGTACGTTCATGGCCTGGGCATCATCCACCGCGATATCAAACCGGGGAACATCCTGCTGGTCCAGATCCGCCCGGGTGAGCCGCTGCGGCCCAAGCTCACGGATTTCGGCATCGCCAGGATCGCGGATTCCACCCGGCTCACGGCCACGGGCACCATGGTGGGCACGGCTGCCTACCTCAGCCCCGAGCAGGCCCTTGGCAAACCCCTTTCGTCAGCCACGGATATCTACTCCCTTGGACTGGTGCTGCTTGAGTGCATCAAGGGCACCGTGGAGTACCCCGGCAGCGCAGTGGAATCCGCCGTTGCCCGGCTCCACCGCGCCCCGGAGATCCCCGACGACGTTCCCCCGGAATGGGCGGACCTCATCCGTTCCATGACTGGCATCGAGCCGCTGGAACGCCCTGCGGCCGCCGACATCGAAACGGCACTCCGTCAGGCACTTGTCTCGCCGGCTTCAACGCCGGGAGAACTGGCACCGGAAACCACGCGGGTGCTTCCCGCCATGCCCTTCCACCCGCCCTCGATCACCGCTGAAGAATCGGTGGATGATGTGCGCGAGGCAGCGGCCTCTACAGAGGCTGCCGATCCCGCATCAGCCGCCCAACCTGCTGCATCACCGGCTGGTTCCGGAGTGGCAACGAGCGGAGTGGCAACGGCCGGAGTGGTTGCCGGTGCATCCGCAGGCAAGGCTCCCCGCACACCCCGCCTCTCCCGGAACCAACGGATCTGGCTGGTCGTCGTGCTTGGTGTCCTTGTCATTGCTGCAGCCGTGGCTGCGGTGATGATGAGCATCTCGGCCCGGCCCGCCGACGTCGTCCCTTATCCCACCGTGACCGGCGTCCTGGGCGACCATCTGCAGGAGCTGCAGAAAAGCGTGGAGCCGTGA